Below is a genomic region from Eupeodes corollae chromosome 1, idEupCoro1.1, whole genome shotgun sequence.
gacttgaattaaattttatataatagactgtaacgtgatctcaaagaaatatattttttgaaaaaaatctatctaacggttttttttctaaatcaaaaaaactgaaaaaaaaaaatttgtcacctcctaaatttaacgacttacatatgatttcatctccaaaacaattttgagcaacggaaaataatgttttaaaaatgtgataaaattttgagaaaaatcgaatggacagttttttttataaaaataaaaatctaaaaaaaacattactcaaagttcgtaaaaattaaatttcgattcaaatatcttttcaaaaacttgaaatttaggcttcaagcttattttatcttataagaaatattgttttcaacattcaataaaattttgagaaaaatggaactgacagtttttttacaaaaaaataaaaacctaaaaaaaaattaataaaagttggtaaaaattgattttcgactcaaatatcttttcaaaactttgagatattggctttaatttacttttatctttcaaaaaatattgttgtcaacattcagtaaaattttgaacaaaatcgaattgacagttttttttataaaaaattaaaaaccgaacaaaaattaacaaaatttggtaaaaattgaatatcgattcaaatatcttttcaaaaacttgaaagttagactttaaacttattttatcttataagaaatattgttttaggcattctgaaagatgttaagaaaattcgaattgacagtttttttacaaaaaataaaaaccttaaaaaaaaaattataaaagttggtaaaaattgattttcgactcaaatttcttttcaaaaattgtagatattggcttttaactacttttatctttcaaaaaatattgttgttaatatttagtaaaattttgaaaaaaatcgaattgatggttttcgtacaaaaaattaaatacctaaaaaaattcaacaaaagttggtaaaaattgattttcgactcaaatatcttttcaaatctataaaatattggcttcaaactaattttatcttatagaaaatattgttttcaacattcgatagaattttgaagaaaatcgaatggacggtttttttaaaaaaaataaaactccaaaaaaacaatactacaacttggtaaacatttactttcgactcaaatagctttttaaaaattcaaaatattggcttcaaacttattttattttacagaaaatattgttttcaatattcagtgatttttatataaaaacccaatattccgttttttcataaaaaataaaatctataaaaaatagtacgtaaatttggtaaaatcgatactagcacataaagacaaacttttaagcaagacaaatcgacagacgggatgggaagttatcagtgtgggtcgcatcccagcctctttttgtttttgattggaGACTTAAGATTTTAAGATCTTTACTCTCAATACTTTATGATTAAACACATTTAAAGGtaaagattttttgtttgaattttgttataattgtaaatgatgttttaagattctgaccagcaataatatttattttgttgttgttatgttttgtaGCGGGGAGTCCTTTGGTTAGAACATCAGAAGGTATCATGATCTCGAATGAAATGATGCCTTATGTGCTTTGaaggattatttttaaatcttgataAAGCCCCACTTCAAAGGATAAATCTGGGCGACTAACTTGTGCTGCTTCCAATAGCTTCTTGATATGGAACGGTTTTCATGTAATCAGTTTCGTGTTTGCTTTGTTgatgtgtttcttttataagcTTTTGGTTAATATCTAAGGGTGTGGATACCGGATTACAATCCTCCATGTTGAATTGCTTGAGAATATTCTTTAAGTTATTTGCATACCAAGCACACATTTAGCTTCTCGAATGACTTAGcaaaattttctttgataattcttttttcatctttgttatttgtaaaaatcagTATGTTGTCTACGTAAATAGCAACGAAAGTTTTATCTGTGCTGTTTGTCTTGTAATAAATACACGGATCGGCTTTTGATTgtttaagtccaattttctttaaagtttcatcCAATTTCTTATTCTAAACTCTGCTAGCTTGTTTGAGACGGTACAGTGATTTCTTGAGTTTACATACTTTACTTTGAACATTATCAAAACCTTCAGGGAGATTTATGTAAATTTCTTTGTTAAGTTCACTTTGCAGGAAAGCAGTCACAACATccatttgatcgatatccaaaTCATATCGTACAgctaaacttaaaaatacacTAATGGACGTGTACCTTACGACgggagaaaatatttctttataatcCATCCCTTGACGTTGCGAATAGCTCTTTACGACCAATCTAGCTTTATATATTTCGACATTACCACTTTCATCTTTTTTTGGTAAAGACACTATTTCCCAAGTGTCATTTTTCAAAAGAGCTGTATATTCATCGttcattgcttttttccaaTCAGACATTATGTTCGCTCTTCATTGCCTCAGCGATTGTCTTTGGCTTTTCATCATTGTTGCTGGCCACGTACGACAAATAACCTTATCTTTCAGGTGGATTTCAAGATGATTCCTTCTGAAGATTCTTCAACAATGAAATCATCTTGGGCatccaaaaaactgttttcacttATCGTTTCGTCACTTATTTCGATTGGTATTTCATTGCTTGAATTCAGTGATGAAATTTTGTCTTCATTCCCTACTGAATCATATCCtgtaaaaatatcacaataagaTGTATCGTTTGTATTACcatcttttggaaaaatttgctcGTGGAAAACTGCGTCTTGACTTATtatgacttcttttttcttaacatcATAGAAGTGATATGATTTTGATTGTGTGCagtatttgataaaaataacttcttttcCTTTGGCATCGAGTTTCTTCCGCTTTTCTTTTGGAATGTGAATAACTGCTTGACAACCGAAAACTTTAAGATGCTGCAGATTCattcttaaagtgttttttcttttgtaccttTACAAGGTGTTCTGTTCGTTAAATAAACTGCCGTATTTGCAGCTTCAGcccaaaatatttgtgtaaacCAGACTCGATGAGAAGACAACGCACTATTTCGATTATGGTTCTATTAATTCTTTCTGCAAACCCGTTTTGTTATGGAGAATATCGAACCGTTGTTTGATGTTGAATGCCTGCATCTGATAAAATCATCTTCATCTTAAAATTGCAATTGTCCTTTCCATTGTCGCTTCTAATGGCTTTATTTTGTTACCAGTCtgattttgtacaaaattttttaaCTCAATGAACTTTTCCTCTACCTCATTCttgcttttaatgaaaaacgcagacttttcttgaaaaatcatcaatgaATAGAAGCATGTACTCTGAACctccatttaatttttgttcaatcgGACCACAAAGATCTTTGTGTACTAGTTCTAATATgttaattaccaacaatatttcggAATCATAGCTTGTGTATTTTCAATACTTGGATGTCGAACACGCTTGTGCCAAAGATCAAAGTGTGAAGCTACAGTTTTTGTTacatatgcactttggttgggTGGTCTGTTGAGTCGGAACATATTGTTCACCAAGCTTGCAGTTGCAATAACATTACCCCTTTGGTCTTTTACTTAACATctattcttggaaaaaatcattgaaaaacccttctGAACAATTTTCGAGACAGATAAAAGATTAATGCATACGTCAGGAACTTAAAggacttctaaaaattcaacctctctttctttgaattttgcAATAGATACCTTCATATCGACTTTACCTATAACTTGGActtgcatttttgaatatttgcaaCAATTACCTCAGAGTTAAGATTTTCCATCTTACTTGAAAAGCATGCACTATTTGAGCACATGTGAAGTGACGCTATCGAGTCGAAATACCATTCTTCTCTGTCAAGAGCCGTGACGGAAAAACATCCTAACATcgcattcttcttttcttgatggttcttattcttttttggacatttagcAGCAATATGGCCAAATTCGTTGCAGTTGTAACATTTAGGGCCCTTAAAATTCTTATTcccaaagtttttcttgttcttgccaACAAAAGCAGTATCTTGACTTGCATCCAAATTAACGTCTTGAAGAAGTTTGGTTTTAATACTGTCTCGTGCAATAAGAAGCTTTGGATTCCCATTATCATTGGCTTGTATTCTTCGGGAAGACCAGCTTAAAGCATTCATCctatccattcttcatctaggtTAAGACCAACATACCTGAGCTTGCACGATGTATTTAAAACATCGTTAACGTATGCATCTACGGTagagaaatctttcaattttgtagaacaaaacttttggatgaGCCCAACTCTCCTCACAAGACCAAAATCtagaaatttagaaattttctgAAGAGAATACCAAATCTCCTTAGcgcttttgcaattttttatatGAGGATAAATGGATCTTTCAGCAAGCAATATAAGTTCCGATTTTGAGTTTAAGAGCTTCGTTGCATCCTTTTCCGTCTCACTGCCATCAGAAACAGCCTTCCAAAGTCCTTTCATTTGGAAATAAGCTTCAACGGAAAATTTCCAGTCTTCGAAGTTTTCGCTTCCCGGAAGCTTTTCAATACTGAATTTCGTTTTGGACATCTTTTctcaatacaaatttccttattattttgtatttaaaatgtgtGGCCTTAGTCTAGTGGTTAGCTGTGGTTCCATACAAGCAGCTGCAGTAGGCAGTCGTGGTAGTCGATTGCTATTTAGTCAGTAGAAATAGTTTAATACATTTAAttgtaaagaataaaattaaatacatttttttgtacatcAAACCCTACTCGTAATAA
It encodes:
- the LOC129939464 gene encoding uncharacterized protein LOC129939464 — translated: MNLQHLKVFGCQAVIHIPKEKRKKLDAKGKEVIFIKYCTQSKSYHFYDVKKKEVIISQDAVFHEQIFPKDGNTNDTSYCDIFTGYDSVGNEDKISSLNSSNEIPIEISDETISENSFLDAQDDFIVEESSEGIILKST